In Sebastes fasciatus isolate fSebFas1 chromosome 15, fSebFas1.pri, whole genome shotgun sequence, a genomic segment contains:
- the timm9 gene encoding mitochondrial import inner membrane translocase subunit Tim9, with translation MMAAQVSESDQIKQFKEFLGTYNKVTENCFMDCVKDFTGREVKPDESSCSESCLQKYLKMTQRISMRFQEYHIQQNEALAAKAGLLGQPR, from the exons ATGATGGCGGCCCAGGTGTCCGAGTCGGACCAGATCAAACAG TTTAAGGAGTTTCTGGGGACGTACAACAAGGTGACGGAGAACTGCTTCATGGATTGTGTCAAAGACTTCACCGGCCGGGAGGTGAAACCAGACGAG TCCAGCTGCTCTGAGTCGTGTCTCCAGAAGTACCTGAAGATGACTCAGCGGATCTCGATGCGGTTCCAGGAGTACCACATCCAGCAGAACGAGGCTCTGGCTGCTAAAGCCGGACTACTGGGACAACCTCGCTGA